The Leishmania infantum JPCM5 genome chromosome 9 nucleotide sequence ATTGAGCTGCCGCTCGACGTGAGCGCCGTCGCACCGACAGACGCGGCGCTGAGCGCGCCGCTTGGGGGTAAAAAGATCACAATGCCAGCTGCAAGGGCCGCTTCGGAGAGCAGGGCTGCATGGAGTaacggcagcaccgccagcctCAGATTCGCCGTGTGCGGCAACGGAAAGGAGCTCCCAAACACCCCCGCaaccgccgacggcgtcggctCTCCCATCGCCACGCCAGACAATGCAGCTACCACAACCtactcggcggcggcgccgtcacgcaCGTTGACGTGGAAGGACACCAGCGCGTCTCAGCGGCGTGCCGAGGCGCAGGCGAGCCGCCAAGACGACTTCAACCCCATGGTCCTGTGCCCGCTGCAGAACCTGGGCAACACGTGCTACTTCAACGCgggtgtgcagctgctcgtgaACTGCCCCGCCCTCGTCTATGCAGTGCGCAACTCGCCGTTTGCGCAGAGTACACAGAGCAACGGCCCCCTCACCGCCCACGCCGTATCGATGCCGCGGGCTGaagcggcaacggcaacgACGAAGCTGTGCCTGAAAGGGGGTGCCGCCACCCACACGCTCTTCCAGGAGTTCTCCACCCTGCTCGCCCGCATGGAAATGGGATGTGCAGCCGGTGAGAGGGCGATCTCGCCCATTTGTGCGCTCGACTCCCTCGCGCAGGCGTATCCGCAGTTCGAGGGTCGAAGCCAGCAAGACGCCGCAGAGATGAtgacgtcgctgctggccagcttggaggaggagggcggtcAGTATGTGGAAGTGGCACAGCTGCTACAGTCGTTTGAAGAagatgccgcggcgctgcggcagggcGTGACGTCCTTGGCCTCCTCTCCCCGGGCTTCGGAGCCAGTGGCGCGAGCTCTAAAGGACGCCACCGCGCCTCTCTTGGAAGCCGAGACCGCGCCCTCCGCATCGCCGCATCGGCGCGATTACAGCGAGCCCTGCAACATCGAGGAGTACTCCCAACCatcgctgctctcctccactAGTGAGGACACCTTCCTGCCGGGtccgcgcagcgcgcactTCTTCACCGTACTGCGGCTGATGGAACGGGTCAATCGCGAGAACGAACTACTTGAGCGGCGTgtgaagcagcggcaaggcATTGCCTACACCAACTCCTTCAAGCCCCCGCGGCTACACTTCAAcccgctgctggacggcTTCCGCGGGTATACGCTGTCGGAGGTGGAGTGCCACAACTGCCGCGCGGTATCGCGCGTGGTGAGCCCCTTCAATGGGTTGCTGCTGGATGTGCCgacggcgaagcagcgccggcgctaCGCGTTGGCGCACCCGAatgtgccgcgccgcgtcgACTTCGAtgggcagctgcggcaggtgAAGAAGCCGTTTCGGCTGACGTGGTGGaaccccctctccctctgcgtggcggcgtggAGGCAGCTGAAGCGGTTCTTCCAGGACCCGTTCCCGTACCCGCTGTGGCTGGACGAGTGCCTCGACATTCACTTCGagccggaggtgctgcgcgggTGTAACAGGTACCGTTGCGAGTCCTgcgacaccaccaccgacgccACCAAGTCGGAGACGCTTCTTGCCCTGCCCGAGTACCTGCTCATCCACATGAAGCGCTTCGAGGCCGGCCGCTTCTTTAACAGCAAGAAGTCGGACTCAGTCTTCTTTCCCACCTCGTGGCGGCCGCTCACGAAGATGCAGGCGAGGCAGTCGCCTATCAACACGGACgacgcgccgccagcgctgccggagTACCTCGACCTGCGGCACTAcctgcacagcagcgtcgcacCGTTCGCAGAGCCGATCCCGCCCTGTCTGTGGAGCACCGGCAACGAGCCCCACCAGCAGCATCACGCGAGCAGGGACGATGCCAGCAGCCCCGCCAGCTCCATCGCAACCACCTACACGCTAGACGGCATTGTCAACCACCACGGCGGCTACGACGGCGGCCATTACACTGTCTTCCTCTACaaggcgacggaggagcggcaggcgTGGGTGTACATCAGCGACGATGAGGTGGAGCAAGCGGAGGAAGTAGTGGCGACAGATACCGAGTACGTCCTGCTGTATCGCCGCCAACCCCTCGTGCAGGCGGCACCAGAGTCGGACGAGGCAGAACAGCTGCGCCGAAAGGCGTGCTACTACCTCTCTCAGTCATCCCCCTCCTGCCCTGCCCCAaacaccgcggcagcgacgaccgCCGGCCCTAAATCCAGCAAGCTTCATAACAGGTGCCccttctcgtcctcttcggcaggcggcgcggctaGTGCGCCACCTCACGCGGCAACCGCGGCGACCGAGCCGTGGGTGTACATCTCGCGCATGTGGCTTCAGCGCGTCGTCTTCATGCACGAGCCGGGCCCGATTGTGAATCGCCTGTGTTACTGCCGTCCAGAGGATCAGGGGCGGGTGAGCATGTATCGGACCATCTTTCCAGCCACGGTGAAAGTGCCGGCGGAGGTGCCCCACGTTCACGGCCCGCCGGTGAGCTGGTTCTACGTGCCCATCACACAGCGGGACTACGACATTTTTTACAACGCGTTTGGCGGCAACGTAGCCGTGACGGCGAGCGAATACGAGTCACTGCGTGCAATGCAGGGCAAGTTCTGCGCCGCCATTGATTtagcggagcggcagcgaggcagcgcagctcGCCCTGCTCCCCGGCGCTGAGCAGCCCATGCAGCAAGAGACAGTTACAACGGTAGCTCCTGCTGCAGTcccctgtgtgcgtgcttctTACTTTTAacccgttgctgctgcagtgaAGCAGGAGGATGGCGCATGCGCCCTTCGCAGAGTTGAGACTGCCTTCTTCCGTTTGTGGAGCcgcaggagggagggagggcgtgTATCTGGTCAAGCCGCTCTACCAAGGATGgcagagacgacgacgacgagcgaCGTGCTCATCTCGCCATCGCCTCTGTCGTGACCAGTGTGCTGTGTTCGTGCGCCTGCATGCCTCGTTCAATCACTCAGCATAAAATCAGAAGAGAAACGAAAggaacgcgcgcgcgcacacgcgtaaAGCGCTCGGCAGGGTCCTATCCACAACGGCAGTGCTGACTTGTTGCCGTGTGGAGGGAAagatcgagagagagggggaggggtagcgccgcatcagcagcaccggcgctcACAAACGTGGTGaggctgcgtgtgtgtggtcaCCGCGAAGGTGCCGCCCATCTGCTCgcctcccctctcgctcttttctttctctcttgaCGTATCTGCGCGCTGCACTATTCATTACCatcatctctctcgctcgcctccttctctctgcccccctccgcccTAATCATAACACTCTACGCGTAGAGACGTACACACAGGGCGAGGTGGCAGTTGCGCGTGAGCATGGACTTGTGTGCTGTGCCGCCCATCTGACCTCTGCGATTCTTCTCCTATACCTCACCCCAATCAAGTACAGAtggacagcgacgacgcagctggCCGGTTCATCGATCTCACGCCGGttcggccgccgcggcgtcgagagacgacgccgccaccaccactcgGGCGTGCGGACGACTACAGCttcaccgcggcagcgccacctgaCAGCGTGAGCTTCCCCCTCCTAGGCCACGGCGctgggggcgggggtggggatgTTGGAGCGACTGTCGGCCCCACCGGCTCCGCCACATTAGGAGAAGCTTCTGAGGCAGTCGCTGTGGCCGCCTACAGTggggcgatgcagcagcgctcgGAGGAGTACTCGTACATCTGGGGCACCGGCATCGCTGTGGAGGTGTTTCGCGACGAGTTCCGCCGCTACCTTGAAACATTTGCGCTCGGGCAGGTGGTGGCCGATccgtcgcggcgcacgccTCAGTCCAACGGCGgtgaggcggcagcggcacgctcTTCTGTAAGTGACAcccccgcagccgcagccacggcgTACGCACTTCAGGAGAAGTATTACCTAAAGGAGCTCCTGCGTATGCACATGCAGGGCCGCAGCACGCTCGAGGTAGACTTTACTTGGTTGCAACGAGTGGCGCCACGGCTCTACGTGCAGACGGTGCACCACCCCACCGAGTGCCTGCAGATGATGTCAGCCGTGGCCGACGAGGTGTACCGTGATGtactgctgctccgccacggcATCGAAGTGGCAGAAGACGTGCTCATCGCTgtggcggcgaagaagcTGCCTTCCATGTGGACGCTGAAGCAGCTGAGTCCGCAGCACAttgagcagctgctgagcatCAAAGGGATGGTGATTCGCGTCTCCAAGATCATTCCCGAGATTCGAGTAGCGTGCTTCCAGTGCTGGAACTGCCAGTACCAGGAGCGCAGCGTGAGCGGGGACAAGGGCCGCATCTTCGAGCCGACTCGCTGCGCGCACTGTGGAAAGACCTACTCCTTCAAGCTGCAGCACAACCTGTCGCTCTACGAGGACAAACAGCTCATCAAGGTGCAGGAGTCGCCGGAGCACGTCGCGGACGGCGAGACACCCATCTCGATCGGTGTCGTGGTGTACGGTAGCATGGTCGACGCAGTCGTGCCAGGCGACCGCGTCATTGTCACGGGTGTGTACCGGTCCACCCCAATTCGGCTCAATGCCAACACGCGCATCATCAAGAGCATCTTCGCCACCCACATCGATGCCGTCCACATTGAGCTGGTTCGTGCGACTCGTGCGTCAGAGGCGGGGGCGAGGAAAGGCTGCTTCGCCAACGGCAacgccaccggcaccggTCTCCATGTCTCCACGCCGACGTTAGCGACCGCGAAGAATGCGGAGGGAGACCTGTCCAGTGCGGTGCTGATGGACACGGCGCGCCTCGACATGTTTCATTCCCTCGCCCATCGCCCTGACATCTACGACGTGCTCCTCCACTCCTTCGCCCGCACCATCTGGGGCCACGACGACGTCAAGCGCGGCATCCTGGCGCAGCTCTTTGGCGGGACAGCGAAGACGTTCGTGTTCAGCGAGCGCATCGgtagcggcgccgcagcgacgacaagcagcaacagcgcgGTCTTCCGCTCCGAACTCaacgtgctgctgtgtggTGACCCAGGTGTGGCCAAGTCGCAGCTGCTCACGCAGGTGCACGAGAtcgcgccgcgcggcgtgtACACCTCCggcaagggcagcagcagcgtcggcctCACCGCCTTTGTTGTGCAGGACAGTGACACAGGGGAGTTGGTGCTGGAGCCGGGTGCGCTCGTCCTCTCGGATCGTGGCCTGTGCTGCATCGACGAGTTCGACAAGATGAACGAGGCCACCCGGTCGGTGCTGCACGAGGTAATGGAGCAGCAGACCTTGTCGATCGCCAAGGCCGGCATCATCGCGCAGCTTAACGCCCGCACGTCCATCCTGGCCGCGGCCAACCCGAAGGACTCACAGTGGAATGCGCAGCTGAACGTTGTCGAGAACCTCCAGATCGAGCCGACGCTGCTCTCGCGATTCGATCTcatcttcctcctcctcgactGCCACGACTCCGCGGAGGATCGTCGGCTGGCCGCGCACGTTCTTTCGCTTTACATGGACACCTCCCGTGGCGTGCGCACTCGACGCGCCGTCACCAATGGCAGTGGTGCGGCCGGCGGacgtgtgccgccgcagggAGGTTGCAACGATGACGGCTCCGgtgaggaggacgaggcgacgcagtggcgcagcaccgccagtgCAGGGCAGCCAACCGCGGCCTCAGATGACGCCGCGGGCACCGCGAGCACGCACGTGGATGCAACTACCGGGCTGCCGGTGGAGGTGCACATGGAGCTGCATGGTGAGGTGTTCCTGCAGGGTCCGCCCGATGCGCCGTACATGCCGGCCAACATCCTCTCCGAGTACATTGCACTGGCGCGCGAGACCATCTTTCCGAAGCTAACGGAGGCGTCGCACAAGATGCTCGCACGGTGCTAcgtggagctgcgccaggcCCGCGGCAGCAGTTGCACCGTCtcagcgacgctgcggcaacTGGAGTCCATGATTCGCCTCTCCGAGGCCCGCGCGAAGATGCGCTACGGCAGCGAGGTGTCCGTCGAGGACgtggtggaggcgaagcgcATCATCAGCGCTGCTCTGAAGAAAGCCGCCACAGACCCAACGACGGGGCTCATCAACCTCGACATGTTCCACGCCGCTGACCCCGGCAAGAACACGGTAGAGGGAAACATGCGGCGCCTGGAGGACCTGCTAAAGCGCCGCTACCTCGCCCAGGGGCGGCACACCGTTTCCGTGGCGGAGTTGCGCTCCGTCTTCAACGAGCAGCAgtccggcgcggcgcggccaGTAGCACCGGCGCAGTTTGTGGAACTtctcgcccttctctccgGCGGCGACGTAGTGCAGTCCTTCACTGCCACGACGGTGACTCTGGCGATGGCCGGAGCAGCGCCAATGTGAACTGGcgggagaaggcgaggaggaagcgaGAAGCACCGGCTGCCCTGGCCTAGCAGCGAGCAGAAGGTAAGTGAAAGGGGACGGCGCTGGATGAGGGCCTCGGGCCCCATGCGACGCCTGCACCACCTCATTTTGCAATCATAGAGAgtcaagcacacacacaaacacacacacacacaatgcAGCGCGATGCGGCAAACAACTGTTCGTGCACATGCcaactcccctccccctcccaccgtGCACAAGCCaacctcctctctctctctctccctgtcttGGCCATCTACACTCTGCCTGCCTCACGGATGCACCCAAAACATATACGTAGACCGGTAGACACGCATAAGCGGAACACAATGCCGCTTATACGGCCTGGCAtgccgaagccgccgcagGGCTTCGATGTTGTGCTGGTCAAGCTGGAGGAGTACGATGAGCAGATGAAGCTGGCCACCCAGGAGGAATCAAAGGGTGTCGTGGGGGTGACCACCCGGCCTCGGCACAggggccgcagcggtggctgcgggGCTCGCAAGCGCACGCGTGATGACGACGCCAACGATGAAGACGGCACCGTATCGCCGCCTGCAGAGGCATCCTCGACAGTCGCAGCCGTGGAGAGCGAAGTCGGCACCTCCACAGCGGGCGACGACAACGCGGAGGCTAAGGAAGAGGCGCCGATACCGCCGCTGTGGCGCATGGCCGCCATCAACCGCGCTCGCACTCGCTACGTCTTTCTCGCCTACTACAAGCAGCACATCATCTCCAAAGAGGTGTACGACTACTGCGTCGATACGAGGCTGATTGACGGCGGACTCgcccggcggtggcggctgccgggGTATGagcggctgtgctgcacggcgTGCGGTGTGCCCGGGGCAGCGAGTCTGGCAGCGAGCATCACCTCCAAGTACGCCCTGCGCGATCGGCAGGAGCGGCGATTGACCACGTcagcgtcgcagcagcgcatccacgACACGGCCACGTGCCTTTGCCGAGTGCCCGCGGCCCAGCGCAGGAGTAAGTACTTTGTGGCGTGTGCGGTGTGTGGGTGCCACGGTTGTTGCTCTGCAGATGCCATGAAGAGGCCGACGGagggagacggcggcgaaaAGACAGACAAGACGCGGGAGGAACCGTCCGTGAACGCACCTGGACGAGGAGAGGCGTAGAAACGTTGATGTGGGACGGGATATGGTATGAGGAATGCGTGAGAAAGACTGGGCTGACATGTGCGGAGCTGTGAGGACGGCGTTCCCATCCGTCCTGCCCACACCCCACCTTGACGGGACCTCTTTTTTCTCGCGGTTACTTGTcgtctgtatgtgtgtgcgcagacCTCCGCACGTTACTGAACGAGGGCGTCTCAAAGTCAAGTGCTGTAGGGTAGGCCGCGAGGTGGGTGAACGGCTTGTCGGTCTTCGGAGTGACCCACAAAGGGTCCAGCGGATGAGCAGATCTCTGAAGTCAGGCTGCTTGGCAATGGCCCTCTAGAGCCTCCTCGatctcctctcctctgcgctctctcgctgaGGTGTTTTGGCGTGTACTGATGTCTCGTGCGCGCCTCGCGCTCTTTTTCTGCTatcctcccttctctgcgTGTTCCTCTCTCTATCCTCCCTTTTCTTGAGCGTGCATggccgcccccctcccccacctccctAATAATATGGAGGTGAGGCACATCGAAGTGGCGTGCCCTGAAGACGTGGTGGGGGTGTTGTGGGGGTGGGCACTCCTGAGGACTCGTCGGGAGACGGCCTGCTCGAGGAGCTTTTCCCTGAGGGGCGGCACCATCGCCAACAAGGCGCGGGCGCACGGAACCGCCAGCAGAACGGCACGCTACCGGTGGGGGTACTGTACCTCTTGCGCCGCAGTttggagggggcggtgaTCTACATGCAGGCAAGACCTCCCACCTGGAATTCGGCACACTctctcgtcgctgcctccCGCACCATGCGACGCTTCGCTGCGATGCAGTATGCCGTGCTCGGGGGCGCGAACGGGCTCGTGCTCTCCACCAGTAGGCCAGCAGGTCGTGGGTGCGCTGTACCTTCCACATGTTCTGCGGTCGCATCGGATCGCGGGAgtcgtggaggaggcgtcggACAGCATGCCCGCTGTCTTGACCGCGTGCGATTCTGCGCCCTCAGCCAGCGTACCGTAGGCGCCACGTCGCAAGCTCCGCGCGGTGGGGCCGGGCTTATCAGTCTCtcacagcgcatgcgcgcgacAGCAGTAATACAGCGAGGATCGCGGCCTGCACATGACtctccgctgcttcgcacaTCACCTGCCTGTACGGATAGCAGATgggccggcagcggccgctcgCCTCCAGCCTTGGCCTACACGAGGCGCCCGCTTCACGGCAGAACACCCTCGCTCTACCCCAGTTGGGGCAACGGTCGCCTTGGTGACGGACCATCACCACTCCTCCCCATCCTGCATGCGCAGAAAGCAGTTGAATGGGTTTGAGCAGCAGTGGGTGTCGGCCTGGCGCTGAACACGCTGGGCGCGTACACGCGCCGTTTGGTTTCACGAACGGAGCATCGACGTTGTGTTCTTCTACACCGCCCCGGCTCACTGAATCCTGCTGACACGCAACTCGCGTACCTTTGAGGAGTGCAACTCCGCGCCGGGCTCATCTCTCGCCCGCTCGCATGCGAAGgacgtggcgctgccacTTGCGAGCGGCACCCTTACCCCGCTGTGCGAGGGCCGGAGGGAGGACACAGAACGGCTGTCGGAGGAGCAAAATCTGTTGCAGGATTACGATGGGGTGATCCGTGTTTCGTCACAGCGAGTCCTCTCACgaagggcagcggtggcttCAGGGAGCACCGACGAAGTAAATCCCGGGCGAGAGAGCCCCATCCCCCCTCTGCATGCTGAGCCGTGCGTATGCCCCGCTCTTTTCATCCCCGTGCTCTCTTTGTGCTGTTCAAGGCTTGCTGAGCGAAGATGGACGACCAGTACTCGCGTCTTCCGGCAGCTTAGTGTCAACTAGCTATCCTACAACCTTCCCTgcgcacccacccacccttcCCCTTACCATTCGCCATTCCGCCCCTCGCCGCTTGAatgcaccgctgcgcgccatcgccagcCGCGAGCCTGCGCATGTGTCTCGCTGTGCGTGTCGTGTTTTgcttctcgtgtgtgtgtgtgtgccgaaGCGATCCGCATGGCACCCCCTATCGCCCATCCAATAGAATCTGCACATCCGTCGTCCCTCTTGGCGTCTTCGGCCATACCCTGTCTGAGCCTCGTTCAGCCCCTCTCCTGCCCAACGGCACAGAAAGCGTGTAACgcaaggagaagaggcggtagagggaagaggctctctctctctctctgtgcccttGTGTGGTGCGCTGTGTTACGTATGCGCAACGGCTTGTATGAAGTGGTCTCTCTCCCGCCTTCTCACTCTCCTATCATCCCTCGTCGTGTGGCGAAGCATCATACGATGCTTGTGCGAAGGTACTGCgccacacatgcacgcgcacgagcaCCACTatggcgccgcgccactACCGGCGCCAGAGCAGGAGCAGCCTCTGGGCCACTACTTCTCCGTGACTTACGCGGAGCTCTTAAAGGCGCACGTGCTTGACGTGCATCTTCCGAACATCCTCATCGGAATCAGCGCCAGCATCGAGGTACCGCTTGTCACCATTCTCGGCCGGCGCATCGGCGCCAACTACTCCTCTATCGCAGACTACATCTCCGTCATGGCCCTGTGCCGCACGCTGCTGGACATCCCGTTCGGCATCACCGTTGAGTACGTTGGAGTGCGCAACGTTATGTTCCTCTGTCTGTTCCTAAATATCGTTGCCTCCCTCATCGGCCTCAACGTGAGCAACGGCGCCtcgctcttcgccttctgCATGCTGAGCGGCATCAGCCTCGGCGGCTTCTTCCTGGCGCGTCACATCTTCGTTGCCGGCATCACCTCCAAGAAGTATCGTGGCCTGCTCATGGCAATTCTGTCAGGGCTGCTACGATGGGCACACGTCATCGGCCCCGTCGCTTCAGGCATCTTCGCCTCGTACTCGGGCGATGTCCGCTACTCCTTCGTTCTGTCGGCTGTCGCGAACAGCATCGCCTTCGGCACTCTAGTCATCGCCACGCAGTCGACTCGGTGCCAGCAAGTGTGCGAGCGCACGTGCAGGGCAAGCCTCGCGTCGTCTGTGGCAAGGACTCCGTTGCACTCAGAGCAAGAGGAGGACGCATCGGATATCGTCTGGCACCACCCGGGCGTGACTGGCAGGGACGGCGCATACGTAGCGACGGCACTGCTaccgccggcgacggcatctTTCCCGACAAAGAGCGGCGTTTCGAGTAGCTTGCCGGACTCGGCGAACCACCGTGTCATCGTCGGCGCGGAGAGGAATGGCAGCACTTCGCCCCCGCATgctcaccacctccaccacacgcacgcgaacGGCGGTGTGGCAACGCGGccccgcagctgcagtgcggcgagcacggcgtcggcgtcactGCACCCGGACACGGGGGCCTGCCAGGAGCACAACTTCCACCTCACAACGCTCTGGAGCACCTTCGTCGACTACTGGAGCGTGATCTGGCGCCTTGGCCTGTACATCGTGCTCGCCACCGTGCTGCGTGCGAACCGCAAGCTCCTCATTTCCTTTGCAGGAATGCGCGCCGCGATGACGGATGCGCAGGTCTCCTACCTGATGGGCTTCAGCTTCATCTTTGACGCCCTCCTGTTCCCTCTCGGCGGCTTGATGATGGACCTACTCGGGCGCCAGTTTGCCATGGTGCCCACCGCTGTCGGGCTCGGCATTGTCTTCATGTTCCTGCCCCTGTGTACGACGGAGCTGAAGCTCTACGTGGCCGCGTCGGCCTTCGGCATCGTGGACGCACTGGGGTGCGGCATCATCATGACGCTCACGGCGGATCGGGccccgccgcgctgcggggCGCCGTTCTTTGGCATCATGCGGACGGTGCAGGACATGGGCCACGTTGTTGGCGCTCGCGGTGTGTCAAGCCTCATGCGCTACGCCGGCTTCGATGTGTGCTGCTGGATGCTGACGGTGGCCGGCTTCTTCACGGCGGTGTGGGGCATGTACGGGGTCCCAAGCGATACAGAGGCGCTTCCCGAGGCACCACGGCTGGAGCAGGCGGCGGTCGTCGCACatgagcggcggctgcacatGCTCTCTTCCTACTCCCAAAGCAGCgaggagacggcgccgctggcggttgtgtcggcgacggcgacgccatcCACGACAACGTACGGCACCGCGACACGGCCGCAGCCTGCGCCGTGCGTGAGACGGCAAGAAGGTGGGGAGGGATACCGCAGCGTTGCGCGGAGCTGACGGTGTCtgtgtcggcgtgtgtggggCCATACACAACATGGTGCAAATGGTTCGCCGCATGCCCAACCTGCTCGACCCTCCCCCATTCCATCCAtcaccctctcccccatcTTTGCACGGGGGGGGGATGATCGTGCCCCGACGACATCCTTTTTCATGGCGGGTATGGGactggagagagagaccagaGAGCGCGAGGAAAGAAAGCGGGGACACTGTCGCCACTGCGGATGCCGCGCCGGCTCGCACGCTCttccgcagccgccgtgtCCCTTCCCATTGCCCTCTCtttcgcgcgcgcgcgttcaGCAGCGGTGCTCGTGCACGCCCACTTATCTCCCGCTCTCCCTGCCATCCGatccgccctccctcttacATCCCCGCATACGCTTTTCCTTCGTTTTGGTCGTTAGCGAGCGATGTCCTTTctcgtcctccgcctctctaAGCCGCCCCGAGTGACGCACGCGCCAGTGTGTCTTCTCatgtgttgttgttcgttTTTCTGCAGGGGGGCTGGTtggttggtggtggtggtgctctcTGTGCGCTCTGCCATCCGTGTGCAGGCGCTTCGCTTCATCCTCATTCATTGGCTTCCTTGTGACTGTTCGCGTGTaacctcctcccctctccccttcgccTCTGTTCTCCAACTAAAGCCCATCaacgccaccaccatcattGTCGTCCTCTTCTCAGGTGTATCAGCCAACATGGAAaccaacaaaaagaaaacagagatcgggcacgcatgcgtgtgaCGGCAAGTATATGGGCAGCTGTCGCTGGCGTTGCGCGGTGCATCCAGTCAGTCGGTGGGCCGGTGTATtgctgtgcgcatgtgcgtgtgcgtgataggcacgcctctcttcttttcctATCCTTTCTTACTGTTCTTGCCGCCACGAAGTACACAGTCacccacacatacatacatacgcatgcatatgtatgtatacatatatatgtgggagaggggtatgcgcttctctcttttaCATCTCTCCCACTCTGTCTTCGGGGTAcgaggggaaagggggggggctgtgcgcgcgtcaGATGTGATAAAGGAGAATAAGGCATGCTTGCTTctgagagagagacgtgtgCCGGTCGCAGCTGTTGCGATATGCATGTGTAGCTAAGCCTGTCTCAAGCTTGTCTGTGTGTAAGTGTATCTGTGTAAGTGTATGTGTGGCGGTGTAGTTGCTCTCGTGTtcccacacacccacccaccctcttcctctcctcctctatAACCGCCACTGTTTAACGTGTGATGCACCCCCGTCTGTTTTCCGTTTGTGTTGTGTGGTAATTCCTCttcacccgccgccgccgccctcctaCCTCCCCCTCATCTA carries:
- a CDS encoding putative cysteine peptidase, Clan CA, family C19 translates to MRLRVLPRCRQTITSYLLSIMSATAASSRRKQHHESLKEESMISFEMELDEAIELPLDVSAVAPTDAALSAPLGGKKITMPAARAASESRAAWSNGSTASLRFAVCGNGKELPNTPATADGVGSPIATPDNAATTTYSAAAPSRTLTWKDTSASQRRAEAQASRQDDFNPMVLCPLQNLGNTCYFNAGVQLLVNCPALVYAVRNSPFAQSTQSNGPLTAHAVSMPRAEAATATTKLCLKGGAATHTLFQEFSTLLARMEMGCAAGERAISPICALDSLAQAYPQFEGRSQQDAAEMMTSLLASLEEEGGQYVEVAQLLQSFEEDAAALRQGVTSLASSPRASEPVARALKDATAPLLEAETAPSASPHRRDYSEPCNIEEYSQPSLLSSTSEDTFLPGPRSAHFFTVLRLMERVNRENELLERRVKQRQGIAYTNSFKPPRLHFNPLLDGFRGYTLSEVECHNCRAVSRVVSPFNGLLLDVPTAKQRRRYALAHPNVPRRVDFDGQLRQVKKPFRLTWWNPLSLCVAAWRQLKRFFQDPFPYPLWLDECLDIHFEPEVLRGCNRYRCESCDTTTDATKSETLLALPEYLLIHMKRFEAGRFFNSKKSDSVFFPTSWRPLTKMQARQSPINTDDAPPALPEYLDLRHYLHSSVAPFAEPIPPCLWSTGNEPHQQHHASRDDASSPASSIATTYTLDGIVNHHGGYDGGHYTVFLYKATEERQAWVYISDDEVEQAEEVVATDTEYVLLYRRQPLVQAAPESDEAEQLRRKACYYLSQSSPSCPAPNTAAATTAGPKSSKLHNRCPFSSSSAGGAASAPPHAATAATEPWVYISRMWLQRVVFMHEPGPIVNRLCYCRPEDQGRVSMYRTIFPATVKVPAEVPHVHGPPVSWFYVPITQRDYDIFYNAFGGNVAVTASEYESLRAMQGKFCAAIDLAERQRGSAARPAPRR
- a CDS encoding putative drug resistence protein, which gives rise to MHAHEHHYGAAPLPAPEQEQPLGHYFSVTYAELLKAHVLDVHLPNILIGISASIEVPLVTILGRRIGANYSSIADYISVMALCRTLLDIPFGITVEYVGVRNVMFLCLFLNIVASLIGLNVSNGASLFAFCMLSGISLGGFFLARHIFVAGITSKKYRGLLMAILSGLLRWAHVIGPVASGIFASYSGDVRYSFVLSAVANSIAFGTLVIATQSTRCQQVCERTCRASLASSVARTPLHSEQEEDASDIVWHHPGVTGRDGAYVATALLPPATASFPTKSGVSSSLPDSANHRVIVGAERNGSTSPPHAHHLHHTHANGGVATRPRSCSAASTASASLHPDTGACQEHNFHLTTLWSTFVDYWSVIWRLGLYIVLATVLRANRKLLISFAGMRAAMTDAQVSYLMGFSFIFDALLFPLGGLMMDLLGRQFAMVPTAVGLGIVFMFLPLCTTELKLYVAASAFGIVDALGCGIIMTLTADRAPPRCGAPFFGIMRTVQDMGHVVGARGVSSLMRYAGFDVCCWMLTVAGFFTAVWGMYGVPSDTEALPEAPRLEQAAVVAHERRLHMLSSYSQSSEETAPLAVVSATATPSTTTYGTATRPQPAPCVRRQEGGEGYRSVARS
- a CDS encoding putative minchromosome maintenance (MCM) complex subunit → MQQRSEEYSYIWGTGIAVEVFRDEFRRYLETFALGQVVADPSRRTPQSNGGEAAAARSSVSDTPAAAATAYALQEKYYLKELLRMHMQGRSTLEVDFTWLQRVAPRLYVQTVHHPTECLQMMSAVADEVYRDVLLLRHGIEVAEDVLIAVAAKKLPSMWTLKQLSPQHIEQLLSIKGMVIRVSKIIPEIRVACFQCWNCQYQERSVSGDKGRIFEPTRCAHCGKTYSFKLQHNLSLYEDKQLIKVQESPEHVADGETPISIGVVVYGSMVDAVVPGDRVIVTGVYRSTPIRLNANTRIIKSIFATHIDAVHIELVRATRASEAGARKGCFANGNATGTGLHVSTPTLATAKNAEGDLSSAVLMDTARLDMFHSLAHRPDIYDVLLHSFARTIWGHDDVKRGILAQLFGGTAKTFVFSERIGSGAAATTSSNSAVFRSELNVLLCGDPGVAKSQLLTQVHEIAPRGVYTSGKGSSSVGLTAFVVQDSDTGELVLEPGALVLSDRGLCCIDEFDKMNEATRSVLHEVMEQQTLSIAKAGIIAQLNARTSILAAANPKDSQWNAQLNVVENLQIEPTLLSRFDLIFLLLDCHDSAEDRRLAAHVLSLYMDTSRGVRTRRAVTNGSGAAGGRVPPQGGCNDDGSGEEDEATQWRSTASAGQPTAASDDAAGTASTHVDATTGLPVEVHMELHGEVFLQGPPDAPYMPANILSEYIALARETIFPKLTEASHKMLARCYVELRQARGSSCTVSATLRQLESMIRLSEARAKMRYGSEVSVEDVVEAKRIISAALKKAATDPTTGLINLDMFHAADPGKNTVEGNMRRLEDLLKRRYLAQGRHTVSVAELRSVFNEQQSGAARPVAPAQFVELLALLSGGDVVQSFTATTVTLAMAGAAPM